Proteins co-encoded in one Vibrio aquimaris genomic window:
- the slyD gene encoding peptidylprolyl isomerase, whose translation MKIEKNVVVSLAYQVKLEDGVVVDQSTTEAPLDYLHGNNNLITGLETALEGKEAGAQFSVTVSPEEAYGEHNDALVQRVPANVFQGVEQIEVGMRFLADTDQGPIPVEVTEVDGDEVVVDGNHMLAGQTLTFDVEVVSVREATAEEIEHGHVHQADGSCGSHDHGDDHDDCCGSGSCSSH comes from the coding sequence ATGAAAATTGAAAAAAATGTAGTTGTCAGCCTAGCTTACCAAGTCAAGCTAGAGGATGGTGTGGTTGTTGATCAATCGACAACAGAAGCGCCACTGGATTACTTGCACGGCAACAACAACCTGATCACAGGTCTTGAAACGGCTCTGGAAGGTAAGGAAGCTGGCGCTCAGTTTTCAGTGACTGTCTCGCCTGAAGAAGCGTACGGAGAGCATAATGATGCGCTTGTACAACGTGTGCCTGCCAATGTGTTCCAAGGTGTAGAGCAAATTGAAGTAGGCATGCGCTTTTTAGCTGATACTGATCAAGGTCCGATTCCAGTAGAAGTAACAGAAGTCGATGGTGACGAAGTTGTGGTGGATGGTAACCATATGCTTGCAGGCCAAACTCTTACGTTTGATGTGGAAGTGGTGTCTGTACGTGAAGCAACTGCGGAAGAAATCGAGCATGGTCATGTTCACCAAGCAGATGGTAGCTGCGGTAGTCACGATCACGGTGATGATCACGATGACTGCTGTGGCAGTGGTAGCTGCAGCTCGCACTAA
- the rlmB gene encoding 23S rRNA (guanosine(2251)-2'-O)-methyltransferase RlmB has translation MTNEFIYGIHAVKAVLEKEPERFVEAFVLKGRQDDRLMPIINQLQMCGVSIQQMARKTLDDKARGANHQGIMAKVKPAKQLNEHDLDDIIAKQDAPLLLVLDGVTDPHNLGACLRNADAAGVAAVIVPKDKSANINATVSKVACGAAETVPLVRVTNLARTMRTLQEQGIWFVGTAGEAKHDIYQAKLTGPLAIVMGAEGDGMRRLTRETCDDLIKIPMAGSVSSLNVSVASGVCLFEAVRQRLA, from the coding sequence ATGACTAATGAATTTATTTACGGCATTCATGCGGTAAAAGCAGTATTGGAAAAAGAACCAGAGCGTTTTGTCGAAGCCTTTGTGCTAAAAGGCCGTCAAGATGACCGCCTAATGCCGATTATCAATCAGCTGCAAATGTGCGGAGTGTCAATTCAGCAAATGGCGCGTAAAACACTTGATGACAAAGCGCGTGGCGCGAATCATCAGGGTATTATGGCCAAGGTAAAACCAGCCAAGCAGCTCAATGAGCATGACTTGGACGACATTATTGCCAAACAAGATGCGCCATTATTATTGGTTTTGGACGGCGTGACCGATCCACACAATCTTGGTGCGTGCTTACGTAACGCTGATGCAGCAGGGGTTGCTGCTGTGATTGTGCCAAAAGATAAGTCGGCCAATATTAACGCTACCGTGAGTAAAGTTGCTTGCGGCGCAGCGGAAACCGTGCCGCTTGTTCGCGTCACCAATCTAGCGCGCACTATGCGCACCTTACAAGAACAGGGGATTTGGTTTGTGGGCACTGCTGGCGAAGCCAAGCATGATATCTATCAAGCTAAGTTGACAGGTCCACTGGCCATTGTAATGGGTGCTGAAGGTGATGGTATGCGCCGCTTAACTCGTGAAACTTGCGATGATTTAATCAAAATCCCTATGGCAGGTAGCGTGTCTAGTTTAAATGTTTCCGTCGCTTCAGGGGTTTGTCTATTTGAAGCGGTGCGTCAACGATTAGCCTAA
- a CDS encoding adenylosuccinate synthase produces the protein MGNNVVVLGTQWGDEGKGKIVDLLTEDAKYVVRYQGGHNAGHTLVIDGEKTVLHLIPSGILRDNVKCVIGNGVVLSPEALLKEMKPLEERGIPVRERLFVSEACPLILPYHIAIDNAREIARGKKAIGTTGRGIGPAYEDKVARRGLRVGDLFDKEVFAEKLKEVMEFHNFQLEHFYKAETVSYEAVLEQCMGYAELLTSMVMDVTDELDAARKRGDKIMFEGAQGTLLDIDHGTYPYVTSSNTTAGGVAAGSGFGPRHIGYILGITKAYCTRVGSGPFPTELYDGQDKQDPVGKHLGDVGHEFGATTGRLRRTGWFDAVAMRRAIQINSLTGMCLTKLDVLDGLKEIKICTGYKMKDGTVLEVSPMAAESFEAATPIYETMPGWSETTFGAKSLEALPQAALDYIKRIEELTGVPVDIISTGPDRNETIIKVHPYQA, from the coding sequence ATGGGAAATAACGTAGTCGTTCTGGGCACCCAATGGGGTGACGAAGGTAAAGGTAAAATCGTAGACCTTTTAACTGAAGATGCAAAATACGTGGTTCGCTACCAAGGCGGTCACAACGCAGGTCACACTCTTGTCATTGACGGTGAAAAAACCGTTCTTCACTTAATTCCATCAGGTATTCTTCGCGATAACGTCAAATGTGTTATCGGTAATGGTGTCGTACTATCACCAGAAGCACTGTTGAAAGAAATGAAACCTCTTGAAGAGCGCGGCATTCCAGTTCGTGAACGTCTTTTCGTTTCTGAAGCTTGTCCTCTAATTCTTCCTTACCATATTGCTATCGATAACGCGCGTGAAATTGCGCGTGGTAAAAAAGCAATTGGTACAACGGGTCGTGGTATCGGTCCTGCTTATGAAGACAAAGTCGCTCGTCGTGGTTTGCGTGTTGGCGATCTTTTCGATAAAGAAGTCTTTGCTGAGAAACTAAAAGAAGTCATGGAATTTCATAACTTCCAGCTTGAGCATTTCTACAAAGCAGAAACGGTTAGCTATGAAGCGGTTCTTGAGCAGTGCATGGGCTATGCTGAGCTTCTCACTTCCATGGTTATGGACGTGACTGATGAGCTGGATGCAGCTCGTAAGCGCGGTGACAAGATCATGTTCGAGGGTGCTCAAGGTACGCTTCTTGATATCGACCACGGTACATACCCATATGTAACCTCATCTAACACTACCGCTGGTGGTGTAGCCGCAGGTTCTGGTTTTGGCCCACGCCATATTGGTTATATTCTAGGTATCACTAAAGCTTATTGTACTCGTGTTGGTTCAGGTCCATTCCCAACTGAGCTATACGATGGTCAAGACAAACAAGATCCTGTAGGCAAACACTTAGGCGATGTTGGTCATGAGTTTGGTGCTACGACAGGTCGTTTGCGTCGTACTGGTTGGTTTGATGCTGTGGCTATGCGCCGCGCTATCCAAATCAACTCGTTAACTGGTATGTGCTTAACCAAGTTAGATGTTCTTGATGGTCTAAAAGAGATCAAGATCTGTACTGGTTACAAGATGAAAGATGGTACTGTTCTAGAAGTATCACCAATGGCGGCTGAATCTTTTGAAGCAGCGACGCCAATCTACGAAACCATGCCTGGTTGGTCTGAAACTACTTTTGGCGCTAAGTCTCTAGAAGCGCTACCACAAGCCGCTTTGGATTACATTAAACGTATCGAAGAGCTTACGGGTGTACCCGTAGATATCATTTCTACCGGTCCAGATCGTAACGAAACCATCATCAAGGTTCATCCTTACCAAGCGTAA
- a CDS encoding helix-turn-helix domain-containing protein, with the protein MNNRDLFAELSSALSEAKQHSEGKLTLKTYQVDDINELNISPEEILSLREQFNMSRGVFARLLHTSSRTLESWEQGRSAPNGQAVTLLKLVQRYPETLSQIAEL; encoded by the coding sequence ATGAACAATCGTGATTTATTTGCAGAGTTAAGCTCTGCTCTTTCTGAAGCCAAACAGCATTCAGAAGGTAAGCTAACACTAAAGACCTATCAAGTTGATGATATTAATGAACTAAATATTTCACCTGAAGAGATTTTGAGTCTTCGAGAGCAGTTTAATATGTCTCGCGGTGTATTTGCTCGGCTCTTGCACACTTCATCTCGCACGCTAGAAAGCTGGGAACAAGGCCGAAGTGCACCAAATGGACAAGCGGTAACGCTGCTTAAATTGGTCCAACGCTATCCCGAAACCTTGTCGCAAATCGCTGAGCTTTAG
- the motX gene encoding flagellar protein MotX: MKLRKLAASMVLLFGASAAVADEFTDIGEPIPIYTEAELIKLINENKHLEQVKADNCQIVEDIVARATRISLPSYEFLYGDMLAWGVCVEQDVELGLYYIENAAHQGLPAALEQLGRYYSRGTLVQQDKERAIPYLREAAAMGNLKARIHLAELLLRDYGSPLDYEDAYRWLYASVTADQRTHKRISILRQGLERRMPQNIIARAKKRETSW; encoded by the coding sequence ATGAAGCTAAGAAAGTTAGCTGCTTCGATGGTATTACTGTTTGGGGCTTCTGCGGCTGTTGCCGATGAGTTTACCGATATTGGTGAACCGATACCCATTTATACCGAAGCTGAACTAATAAAACTAATTAACGAAAATAAGCATCTAGAGCAAGTTAAGGCCGATAATTGTCAGATTGTTGAAGATATCGTTGCTCGGGCGACTCGGATAAGTTTGCCCTCGTACGAATTCTTATATGGTGACATGCTGGCGTGGGGTGTTTGTGTTGAGCAAGACGTTGAGCTTGGGCTTTATTATATCGAAAACGCCGCTCATCAAGGTCTGCCTGCGGCACTAGAGCAGCTTGGGCGTTATTACTCGCGGGGCACCTTGGTGCAACAAGATAAAGAACGTGCTATTCCTTACCTGCGGGAAGCCGCCGCCATGGGTAACTTAAAAGCCAGAATTCACCTAGCTGAATTGCTGCTGCGAGACTATGGCAGCCCGCTAGACTACGAAGATGCTTATCGATGGCTCTACGCATCTGTTACCGCTGATCAACGCACCCACAAACGGATCTCGATTTTGCGCCAAGGGCTTGAACGCCGTATGCCGCAAAATATTATTGCCAGAGCGAAGAAACGCGAAACCTCTTGGTAA
- the kefG gene encoding glutathione-regulated potassium-efflux system ancillary protein KefG, giving the protein MAVDDLTNEPPKVAKVLVIYAHPESRSSVANQVMVKKIASLEHVTVRDLYAYYPDFFIDVDAEQRLLLEHDVIVFQHPLYMYSCPALLKEWMDRVLAKGFAYGKGEALKGKYWRSIITTGGNEEAFCSEGYNRYPLSEILQPFELSAALCQMHWIEPLVLYWARNITEMDRYQHAENYRRWLLHVTTDFATSLNVEGDPFGT; this is encoded by the coding sequence ATGGCGGTAGATGATTTAACCAACGAACCTCCTAAAGTTGCAAAAGTACTGGTGATTTATGCACATCCAGAGTCACGCAGTTCAGTTGCAAATCAAGTCATGGTCAAAAAGATCGCGTCGTTAGAACATGTGACGGTACGAGATCTCTATGCCTATTATCCTGACTTCTTTATCGATGTTGATGCCGAGCAGCGGCTTCTTCTAGAACATGATGTGATTGTATTTCAGCATCCACTTTATATGTATTCTTGCCCAGCGCTTCTCAAAGAATGGATGGATAGAGTGCTAGCCAAAGGGTTTGCTTATGGTAAGGGGGAAGCACTCAAAGGTAAGTATTGGCGTAGCATTATTACCACAGGGGGAAACGAGGAAGCTTTCTGTAGTGAAGGTTATAACCGATATCCTTTGTCAGAAATACTCCAGCCGTTTGAATTGTCTGCAGCCTTGTGCCAGATGCATTGGATAGAGCCTTTAGTTCTTTATTGGGCACGAAATATCACTGAAATGGATCGCTATCAACATGCGGAGAACTACCGCCGTTGGTTGCTCCATGTCACGACAGATTTTGCGACTAGCCTCAATGTAGAAGGAGATCCGTTTGGCACTTGA
- a CDS encoding isoaspartyl peptidase/L-asparaginase family protein, translating to MSKPFSIAIHGGAGTILREQMSKDLNEEIRRDLEKSARAGHEILAHGGDAMDAVVAAVKVLEDSEHFNAGRGSVLTHKEMVEMDASVMHGEDAKVGAVAGVRHIRNPVELARDVMEHSPHVLLIGDGAEEFAFGLQHTYTEQDYFVTDRRYDQLQSMKEKGLFALSESKYPDDSKHGTVGAVAFDQQGNLAAATSTGGITNKQYGRVGDSAIIGAGTYAQNGNLAVSATGMGEYFIRKTVASDIAARMRYLKENVQQACEAVIHGELKAMGGEGGVIAINGDGEIHFSMNTSGMYRASIGLDGRLMVKIYADE from the coding sequence GTGAGTAAACCATTTTCAATTGCCATCCATGGCGGTGCAGGCACCATTTTGCGTGAGCAAATGAGTAAGGATCTAAATGAAGAAATTCGTCGTGATTTAGAAAAGTCAGCTCGGGCAGGCCATGAGATACTAGCTCATGGTGGTGATGCTATGGATGCGGTAGTAGCAGCGGTTAAAGTACTCGAAGATTCAGAGCATTTTAATGCAGGGCGCGGCTCTGTTTTGACTCATAAAGAAATGGTAGAGATGGATGCTTCGGTCATGCATGGTGAAGACGCTAAAGTTGGCGCAGTGGCAGGTGTACGCCATATTCGAAACCCGGTGGAATTAGCTCGCGACGTCATGGAGCATAGTCCTCATGTATTACTGATTGGCGATGGGGCTGAAGAGTTTGCTTTTGGGCTGCAACATACCTACACAGAACAGGATTATTTCGTCACCGATCGTCGCTACGATCAATTGCAATCCATGAAAGAGAAGGGATTATTTGCGCTATCAGAGTCTAAATACCCTGATGATAGTAAACATGGTACGGTCGGCGCTGTGGCCTTTGATCAGCAAGGCAACCTTGCGGCAGCGACCAGTACTGGCGGGATCACCAATAAGCAATATGGCCGCGTAGGAGATTCGGCGATTATTGGTGCAGGCACTTATGCACAAAATGGTAATCTGGCTGTCTCAGCCACAGGCATGGGTGAATATTTTATTCGCAAAACAGTGGCCAGTGACATTGCAGCGCGAATGCGCTATTTGAAAGAAAATGTTCAGCAGGCTTGTGAAGCGGTTATCCATGGTGAATTAAAAGCCATGGGTGGAGAAGGCGGCGTCATCGCTATAAACGGCGATGGGGAAATACATTTTTCTATGAATACCAGTGGTATGTATCGTGCCAGTATCGGCCTTGATGGGCGTTTAATGGTTAAGATTTACGCCGACGAGTAA
- the kefB gene encoding glutathione-regulated potassium-efflux system protein KefB, with protein sequence MALESDFLQSSVIFLTAAVIAVPLAQRLGLGSVLGYLLAGVVIGPWGLSLISDVEAILHFAEFGVVLLLFLIGLELNPKKLLQMKGPILGLGGAQVVITTAALGVVAYFCGLSWQTSLVIGMGLALSSTAIALKVIEEQGLAGSETGQSGFAVLLFQDIAVIPMLALLPILAGNTAGNWSDAIWMLCGVIGLLVGGHFLLRPLFRYVVLSGVRELFTVAALLLVIGIALLMKHLGLSMALGTFLAGVLLAESEYRHELEIAIEPFKGLLLGLFFIAVGMAVNLGLLALEPLNVLGAVIGLVVIKGLILYFLARLSGGRPKVRSKMAAILSQGGEFAFVIFTAASKEGLIAPEQNAFLLVVVSLSMVTTPLLLMAQSKWYARGLNFDESGLKRSDVVNRQPRVIIAGFGRFGQIIGRLMYANKIRVTVLESDASQIHLLRKYGYKVFYGDATQLDLLRAAGASKAEAMVICTDSPEEIMKIVELCKYHFPHLKLFARARSRVEAYQLMSHGVENYSRETFLGALDLGRQALVELGMHPYQAKRAEAHFKKLDHGMLKELLPQHHEDKQLAMRAKEARKELEEIFGREMEKDQQSKNFWD encoded by the coding sequence TTGGCACTTGAAAGTGATTTCTTACAAAGCAGTGTGATTTTTTTAACCGCAGCTGTCATTGCAGTGCCGCTTGCCCAGCGGCTAGGGCTTGGTTCTGTACTTGGCTACCTACTGGCTGGTGTAGTGATTGGCCCTTGGGGGTTAAGCTTAATCAGTGATGTTGAAGCTATTTTGCATTTTGCCGAGTTTGGCGTAGTACTGCTGCTGTTTTTGATTGGTTTAGAACTTAACCCCAAAAAGCTACTGCAGATGAAGGGGCCTATTTTGGGACTGGGCGGGGCGCAAGTTGTCATCACTACAGCTGCGCTGGGCGTTGTGGCGTATTTTTGCGGCCTTAGTTGGCAAACAAGTTTAGTAATAGGAATGGGGCTTGCGCTGTCTTCCACGGCAATCGCTTTAAAAGTGATAGAAGAGCAAGGGCTTGCCGGTAGTGAAACGGGGCAATCTGGTTTTGCTGTTCTCTTGTTTCAAGATATTGCCGTTATTCCAATGCTTGCCCTGCTTCCGATACTGGCGGGTAACACGGCTGGTAATTGGTCCGATGCCATCTGGATGTTGTGCGGTGTTATAGGTCTGCTTGTCGGAGGCCATTTTCTCCTAAGGCCTTTATTTCGCTATGTGGTTTTAAGTGGTGTACGTGAGCTATTTACAGTCGCGGCATTATTGCTAGTGATTGGTATTGCTTTGTTGATGAAGCATCTTGGTCTGTCGATGGCTTTGGGTACTTTCCTTGCTGGCGTGCTGCTGGCTGAGAGTGAGTATCGTCATGAATTAGAAATTGCTATTGAACCTTTTAAAGGCCTATTACTCGGTCTTTTCTTTATCGCAGTAGGAATGGCAGTAAATCTGGGCTTGCTGGCTCTTGAGCCTCTTAATGTACTAGGGGCGGTAATTGGTTTAGTTGTTATCAAGGGATTGATTCTTTACTTCTTGGCCAGATTGTCAGGTGGCCGGCCCAAAGTACGCAGCAAAATGGCGGCGATTTTAAGTCAAGGTGGTGAGTTTGCCTTTGTTATCTTCACCGCAGCGAGTAAAGAAGGATTAATCGCCCCAGAGCAAAATGCCTTTTTGCTGGTGGTGGTGAGTTTATCTATGGTGACGACACCGCTTCTTTTGATGGCGCAAAGCAAGTGGTATGCGCGAGGGTTAAACTTTGACGAGTCAGGGTTAAAGCGTAGTGATGTTGTTAATCGTCAGCCACGGGTAATTATTGCTGGTTTTGGCCGTTTTGGTCAGATTATCGGCCGTTTAATGTATGCCAACAAAATCCGAGTCACTGTATTAGAAAGTGATGCTAGCCAGATTCACTTATTGAGAAAATACGGGTATAAAGTGTTTTATGGCGATGCTACCCAGCTTGATTTATTAAGGGCCGCTGGGGCAAGTAAGGCTGAAGCCATGGTGATATGTACCGACTCGCCAGAAGAGATCATGAAAATTGTCGAGTTATGTAAGTACCACTTTCCGCATCTTAAGCTGTTTGCCCGTGCACGAAGTCGTGTCGAAGCGTATCAGCTTATGAGTCACGGAGTAGAAAATTATTCCCGTGAAACCTTCTTGGGCGCGTTAGATCTTGGCCGCCAAGCATTGGTGGAGCTTGGAATGCACCCTTATCAAGCCAAACGAGCGGAAGCGCATTTCAAAAAACTTGATCACGGCATGTTGAAAGAGTTGCTTCCTCAGCATCACGAAGACAAACAATTGGCGATGAGAGCCAAAGAAGCCCGCAAAGAACTGGAAGAAATCTTTGGTCGGGAAATGGAAAAAGATCAACAATCAAAGAACTTTTGGGATTAA
- the rpsJ gene encoding 30S ribosomal protein S10 — translation MQNQRIRIRLKAFDYKLIDASTAEIVETAKRTGAQVRGPIPLPTRKERFTVLISPHVNKDARDQYEIRTHKRLIDIVEPTDKTVDALMRLDLAAGVDVQISLG, via the coding sequence ATGCAGAACCAACGTATCCGTATCCGCCTAAAAGCTTTCGATTACAAACTAATCGACGCTTCTACAGCGGAAATCGTTGAAACAGCTAAGCGCACTGGCGCACAGGTTCGTGGTCCAATCCCACTACCTACTCGTAAAGAGCGTTTCACAGTTCTTATCTCTCCACACGTTAACAAAGATGCTCGTGATCAGTACGAAATCCGTACTCACAAACGTCTAATCGACATTGTTGAGCCAACAGACAAAACTGTTGATGCTCTAATGCGTCTAGACCTTGCTGCGGGCGTTGACGTACAAATTAGCCTAGGTTAA
- the rnr gene encoding ribonuclease R produces the protein MSEHTPNDPFAERESEKYDNPVPSREFILEFLEQAGVPFNRNDLFEALHLKGEDQYEGLRRRLRAMERDGQLVFTRRQCYAVPEKLEMIKGYVIGHKDGHGWVRPEGSIGKEGDVLLPHHQMKNLLHGDFVLVQPTQNSKKGKKEGRLVRVLEERQGQIVGRFFMEYGYSYVVPDDSRLSQDILIPNELRAGARMGNVVVIEITDRDSRTRGMMGKVVEVLGENMAPGMETQIAIRTHQIPHEWPEEVDAQIEGLGEEVPEEAKQGRVDLRELPLVTIDGEDARDFDDAVYCEAKKSGGWRLWVAIADVSYYVRPDSALDKEAINRGNSVYFPSQVVPMLPEVLSNGLCSLNPQVDRLCMVCEMTVSESGKLSGYTHYEAVMNSHARLTYNKVHHILEGDEELRQRYEPLVPHLEELHKMYKVLKRARDHRGAIEFETVETKFIFNAERKIDSIEPVVRNDAHKIIEECMILANIASASLVEKAKEPALYRIHESPGEERLMGFRDFLSELGLDLKGGLEPSPTDYADLVRQIGERQDKELIQTMLLRSMKQAVYNADNCGHFGLALKRYAHFTSPIRRYPDLLLHRAIKYLIAKENGTLKDRWTPTGGYHYSFDDMDFYGEQCSMTERRADDATREVADWLKCEYMQDHVGEELDGVIANVTGFGFFVRLTELHIDGLVHISTLANDYYQFDPIGQRLIGESFGAIYRLGDAVKVKVLSVNLDDRQIDFELVETSRKLRGKGKTAKKRAAEAQQKAKAKKNAAANGRRSVGKAKPLVEATKRPDDDEHQGKGKKASKKPSNQANKKKPRKKAKKARAKKH, from the coding sequence ATGTCAGAACACACCCCAAACGACCCTTTTGCTGAACGCGAATCCGAGAAATACGACAATCCTGTCCCCAGTCGTGAGTTTATTCTTGAGTTTCTCGAGCAAGCGGGTGTGCCGTTCAATCGCAATGACTTGTTTGAAGCCCTGCATTTGAAGGGTGAAGATCAGTATGAAGGCTTACGTCGCAGATTAAGGGCGATGGAAAGAGATGGTCAGCTAGTGTTTACCCGCCGTCAGTGTTATGCCGTGCCAGAAAAGCTGGAGATGATTAAAGGTTATGTTATTGGCCACAAAGATGGTCATGGCTGGGTGCGTCCCGAAGGCAGTATAGGCAAAGAAGGGGATGTGTTACTGCCTCATCATCAAATGAAAAACCTGCTTCACGGTGATTTTGTCTTAGTGCAACCAACACAGAATTCGAAAAAAGGCAAAAAAGAAGGCCGTTTGGTGCGGGTGCTGGAAGAAAGGCAAGGGCAAATCGTTGGTCGCTTCTTTATGGAATATGGGTACTCTTATGTGGTGCCGGATGATTCAAGGCTAAGCCAAGACATTCTTATTCCTAATGAGCTGCGTGCTGGAGCGAGAATGGGTAATGTGGTGGTGATTGAAATTACCGACCGCGATTCTCGTACGCGTGGCATGATGGGCAAAGTGGTGGAAGTGCTGGGCGAGAACATGGCGCCAGGTATGGAAACACAAATTGCCATTCGTACCCACCAAATCCCTCATGAGTGGCCTGAAGAAGTCGATGCGCAAATCGAGGGTCTAGGTGAAGAGGTGCCTGAAGAAGCCAAACAAGGGCGGGTTGATTTGCGTGAATTGCCTTTAGTGACTATCGATGGTGAAGATGCACGAGATTTTGATGATGCTGTTTACTGTGAGGCAAAAAAAAGTGGCGGTTGGCGTCTTTGGGTAGCAATTGCCGATGTCAGCTATTACGTGCGTCCAGATTCTGCGTTAGACAAAGAAGCCATTAATCGTGGTAACTCAGTGTATTTCCCTTCTCAAGTTGTGCCCATGTTGCCAGAAGTGCTGTCTAATGGTCTTTGCTCGCTCAACCCTCAGGTGGATCGCCTGTGCATGGTGTGTGAGATGACAGTATCTGAATCGGGTAAGTTATCAGGTTATACGCATTATGAAGCCGTGATGAATTCACATGCGCGCCTGACGTACAATAAGGTCCATCATATTCTTGAAGGTGATGAAGAGCTGCGCCAGCGCTATGAGCCTTTGGTGCCTCATCTTGAAGAGCTGCACAAGATGTATAAGGTGCTTAAACGAGCACGCGATCATCGCGGTGCGATTGAATTTGAAACGGTTGAAACCAAATTTATCTTTAATGCTGAGCGCAAGATAGACAGTATCGAGCCTGTAGTGCGTAATGATGCGCACAAAATCATTGAAGAGTGTATGATTTTGGCCAACATTGCCTCGGCATCTTTGGTTGAAAAAGCTAAGGAGCCGGCTTTGTATCGGATCCACGAATCGCCCGGAGAAGAGCGTTTAATGGGCTTTCGCGACTTTTTAAGTGAACTAGGTCTCGATCTGAAAGGCGGTCTTGAGCCTTCACCAACTGATTATGCAGATCTGGTGCGTCAAATTGGTGAGCGTCAAGATAAAGAGCTGATCCAAACCATGCTGCTGCGTTCGATGAAGCAAGCCGTTTATAATGCCGATAATTGTGGACACTTTGGTCTAGCGCTTAAGCGTTATGCTCACTTTACCTCGCCGATTCGCCGTTATCCGGATCTCTTGTTGCATCGGGCGATAAAATATCTTATCGCCAAAGAAAATGGCACATTAAAAGATCGCTGGACGCCAACTGGTGGCTATCACTATTCGTTCGATGATATGGATTTTTACGGTGAGCAGTGCTCAATGACAGAGCGCCGCGCTGATGATGCAACCCGAGAGGTAGCGGATTGGCTCAAATGTGAGTACATGCAAGATCATGTGGGTGAAGAGTTAGACGGTGTTATTGCTAATGTAACCGGATTTGGCTTCTTTGTTCGTTTGACCGAGCTGCATATTGATGGTTTGGTGCATATTTCAACGCTTGCCAATGATTACTATCAATTTGATCCAATAGGTCAAAGGCTTATTGGTGAGAGTTTTGGTGCGATTTATCGTCTTGGCGATGCGGTCAAAGTGAAAGTATTGTCAGTCAATCTAGATGATAGGCAAATAGACTTTGAATTAGTTGAAACAAGTCGTAAGCTACGCGGCAAAGGAAAAACGGCGAAGAAGCGTGCAGCAGAAGCGCAGCAAAAAGCTAAAGCGAAAAAAAATGCTGCGGCAAACGGCAGGCGTAGTGTAGGAAAAGCCAAACCTTTAGTTGAAGCAACTAAACGGCCAGATGACGATGAGCATCAAGGCAAAGGTAAAAAAGCGTCGAAAAAGCCCTCTAATCAGGCAAATAAGAAAAAGCCACGTAAGAAAGCCAAGAAGGCACGGGCTAAGAAACACTAA
- a CDS encoding type II toxin-antitoxin system RelE/ParE family toxin gives MKSVFVESSIFEKYRSQYLSDEEFRLFQAEIMSNPKQGDVIQGTGGLRKIRVASKGKGKRGGSRIIYYFLDEQRRFYLLTIYGKNEVSDLTAEQKKQLKAFMEAWRNEQS, from the coding sequence ATGAAAAGTGTTTTTGTCGAATCCAGCATATTTGAAAAGTATCGCAGCCAATACCTCAGCGATGAAGAGTTTAGACTCTTCCAAGCAGAGATAATGTCTAACCCTAAACAAGGGGATGTCATTCAAGGAACGGGTGGTTTACGAAAAATTAGAGTTGCAAGTAAAGGTAAGGGGAAACGAGGCGGCTCTCGTATTATTTACTATTTTTTAGATGAACAACGACGCTTTTATTTGCTCACCATATATGGCAAAAATGAAGTGTCTGATTTGACAGCAGAGCAAAAGAAACAGCTTAAGGCTTTTATGGAGGCATGGCGCAATGAACAATCGTGA
- a CDS encoding YheV family putative zinc ribbon protein produces MKKRFIAGASCPKCSQQDTLRWWIENNIELVECVECEYQEQRKPQAVEKTEHAKQEMIGIFKPD; encoded by the coding sequence ATGAAAAAAAGATTTATCGCAGGTGCTAGCTGTCCTAAATGTTCTCAGCAAGATACTTTGCGTTGGTGGATAGAAAATAATATCGAGCTGGTTGAGTGTGTTGAGTGTGAATATCAAGAACAACGTAAGCCTCAAGCTGTGGAAAAAACTGAACATGCGAAACAAGAGATGATCGGGATTTTTAAGCCGGATTAA